In one window of Porites lutea chromosome 8, jaPorLute2.1, whole genome shotgun sequence DNA:
- the LOC140945765 gene encoding contactin-associated protein 1-like isoform X2, giving the protein MENSQLFQSSVLLILAHLLQGAVTQQCRSETSILGWMLRGHIYKTLQADLPYACVFACYKDDRCQSLNWVISLLTCEFNNRTKEARPEDFIPNADRSYFKRESDRERSCSDIKAQNPQATSGSYVIDPDGDRGNEPFTVFCDMADKNGVGVTVVGHDSEARTLVDGYEGPGSYVKYITYTATGLTDVAQLAGLADVSAHCEQFIKYECYRALLFRDDECWWVSRDKEKMIYWGGARPDDYKKCACGVTSPNSCVDPNYGCNCEMNDATWREDSGLLTEKSQLPVTELRFGDTGSSSESGYHTLGKFKCFG; this is encoded by the exons ATGGAAAACAGCCAATTATTCCAGTCATCAGTTCTCTTAATCTTGGCGCATCTGCTCCAAGGAGCAGTTACTCAGCAGTGTAGATCCGAGACATCAATTTTAGGCTGGATGTTGCGGGGACACATCTACAAGACACTGCAGGCAGATCTTCCATACGCATGCGTATTTGCCTGTTACAAAGATGACCGATGTCAAAGCTTAAACTGGGTAATCTCTCTCCTCACTTGCGAGTTCAACAACAGAACAAAGGAAGCAAGACCCGAGGATTTCATTCCAAACGCAGACAGATCTTACTTCAAACGAGAGAGTGACCGAG AAAGAAGCTGCAGTGACATTAAAGCTCAAAATCCTCAGGCCACGAGTGGCTCTTACGTCATCGACCCAGATGGCGACAGAGGCAACGAGCCTTTTACTGTCTTTTGTGACATGGCTGACAAAAACGGTGTCGGCGTGACGGTAGTAGGTCACGACAGCGAAGCTAGAACGCTAGTTGATGGCTACGAAGGACCAGGGAGTTACGTGAAATATATCACCTACACTGCAACGGGGCTTACCGACGTGGCACAGTTAGCAGGGCTGGCAGATGTTTCCGCTCATTGCGAACAGTTTATTAAGTATGAATGCTATCGTGCCCTTCTTTTCAGAGATGATGAATGCTGGTGGGTATCACGTGACAAAGAAAAGATGATCTATTGGGGCGGAGCTAGACCAGATGATTACAAAAAGTGCGCATGTGGGGTCACATCGCCAAACTCGTGCGTAGACCCTAATTATGGATGTAACTGCGAGATGAATGATGCCACGTGGCGCGAAGACAGCGGTTTACTTACTGAGAAATCCCAACTTCCTGTGACGGAGTTAAGATTTGGGGACACTGGTAGCTCGTCAGAGAGTGGCTATCACACCCTTGGAAAATTCAAGTGTTTCGGTTAA
- the LOC140945765 gene encoding contactin-associated protein 1-like isoform X1 — MENSQLFQSSVLLILAHLLQGAVTQQCRSETSILGWMLRGHIYKTLQADLPYACVFACYKDDRCQSLNWVISLLTCEFNNRTKEARPEDFIPNADRSYFKRESDRVPLGSIAELPAKTCYEIKNSEGKAPSGNYWLSTINSSMPVLTYCNLEERSCSDIKAQNPQATSGSYVIDPDGDRGNEPFTVFCDMADKNGVGVTVVGHDSEARTLVDGYEGPGSYVKYITYTATGLTDVAQLAGLADVSAHCEQFIKYECYRALLFRDDECWWVSRDKEKMIYWGGARPDDYKKCACGVTSPNSCVDPNYGCNCEMNDATWREDSGLLTEKSQLPVTELRFGDTGSSSESGYHTLGKFKCFG, encoded by the exons ATGGAAAACAGCCAATTATTCCAGTCATCAGTTCTCTTAATCTTGGCGCATCTGCTCCAAGGAGCAGTTACTCAGCAGTGTAGATCCGAGACATCAATTTTAGGCTGGATGTTGCGGGGACACATCTACAAGACACTGCAGGCAGATCTTCCATACGCATGCGTATTTGCCTGTTACAAAGATGACCGATGTCAAAGCTTAAACTGGGTAATCTCTCTCCTCACTTGCGAGTTCAACAACAGAACAAAGGAAGCAAGACCCGAGGATTTCATTCCAAACGCAGACAGATCTTACTTCAAACGAGAGAGTGACCGAG TCCCTCTTGGTTCCATTGCTGAACTTCCCGCTAAGACTtgttatgaaataaaaaatagcgaGGGGAAAGCTCCTAGCGGCAACTACTGGCTTTCCACCATAAATTCTAGTATGCCTGTCCTTACTTATTGTAATCTAGAAG AAAGAAGCTGCAGTGACATTAAAGCTCAAAATCCTCAGGCCACGAGTGGCTCTTACGTCATCGACCCAGATGGCGACAGAGGCAACGAGCCTTTTACTGTCTTTTGTGACATGGCTGACAAAAACGGTGTCGGCGTGACGGTAGTAGGTCACGACAGCGAAGCTAGAACGCTAGTTGATGGCTACGAAGGACCAGGGAGTTACGTGAAATATATCACCTACACTGCAACGGGGCTTACCGACGTGGCACAGTTAGCAGGGCTGGCAGATGTTTCCGCTCATTGCGAACAGTTTATTAAGTATGAATGCTATCGTGCCCTTCTTTTCAGAGATGATGAATGCTGGTGGGTATCACGTGACAAAGAAAAGATGATCTATTGGGGCGGAGCTAGACCAGATGATTACAAAAAGTGCGCATGTGGGGTCACATCGCCAAACTCGTGCGTAGACCCTAATTATGGATGTAACTGCGAGATGAATGATGCCACGTGGCGCGAAGACAGCGGTTTACTTACTGAGAAATCCCAACTTCCTGTGACGGAGTTAAGATTTGGGGACACTGGTAGCTCGTCAGAGAGTGGCTATCACACCCTTGGAAAATTCAAGTGTTTCGGTTAA